One stretch of Neosynechococcus sphagnicola sy1 DNA includes these proteins:
- a CDS encoding chemotaxis protein CheW has translation MLFPDICDRLMGFHAIMIFAATMGLRMLMLLFYVKSELYAIESSSIVAIIPKVSLRKVHHLPEYVAGIFNYRGTILPVIDLCHLIQGSPSHSHLSTRIMIVNYTSPDGTLKQLGLMAERVTETLNRSEDEIVDLGVRVDAAPYLSGTIIDSNRIIQCIKLECLFSDPRHTNLLTGSEN, from the coding sequence TTGCTGTTTCCAGACATTTGCGATCGCTTGATGGGATTTCATGCCATCATGATTTTCGCTGCGACCATGGGGTTACGTATGTTAATGCTCTTGTTCTATGTCAAATCTGAACTTTATGCGATCGAGAGTTCTTCCATTGTTGCCATTATCCCTAAAGTTAGTCTGCGAAAAGTCCATCACTTGCCTGAATATGTAGCTGGGATATTCAACTATCGGGGAACCATCTTGCCGGTGATTGATTTGTGCCATCTAATTCAGGGAAGTCCGAGTCATTCCCACTTGAGTACCCGGATTATGATTGTTAATTACACCAGTCCCGATGGCACCCTCAAACAATTGGGCCTGATGGCTGAGCGAGTTACGGAAACCTTAAATCGATCGGAAGATGAAATTGTGGATTTAGGTGTTCGAGTTGATGCTGCCCCTTACTTGAGTGGCACTATCATAGATAGCAATCGCATTATTCAATGTATTAAACTGGAGTGCTTATTCAGTGACCCTCGGCATACTAATTTACTCACAGGTAGTGAAAATTAA
- a CDS encoding tRNA (5-methylaminomethyl-2-thiouridine)(34)-methyltransferase MnmD — MMEPEPAPWVPEPTHDGSFTFFSPEFGEHFHSREGAKTEALFKFVQATGLEQRASQQTLKLLDVCYGLGYNTAAALETIWRINPRCQVEVYGLELDETVPRAAIAPPLIDSWSPAVQTALKAIAHDYGYQTSGLQATLLIGDARQTIQQLNQWGWQADTIFFDPFSPRRCPQLWTIEFLGQVGRCLAPKGKFATYSRSAAVRTALLAAGLCLGTIPVGERHRSHEWSYGTVAAFDPQSLHPLSPMEQEHLQTRAAIPYRDPHLDDVAAMILQRHQAEQQHSSLESTSQWRRRWSIR; from the coding sequence ATGATGGAACCAGAACCCGCACCATGGGTGCCCGAACCCACCCATGATGGCTCTTTTACCTTCTTCTCTCCAGAATTTGGCGAACATTTTCACAGTCGTGAAGGTGCAAAAACTGAGGCGTTGTTCAAATTTGTCCAGGCAACTGGTCTGGAGCAGCGAGCTTCTCAGCAAACCCTGAAGCTATTGGATGTCTGCTATGGACTCGGCTACAACACGGCGGCGGCGTTAGAGACCATCTGGCGCATTAACCCCCGTTGCCAGGTTGAGGTCTATGGATTGGAGCTAGATGAGACGGTGCCCCGAGCGGCGATCGCCCCCCCTTTGATTGATAGCTGGTCACCCGCAGTGCAAACGGCCTTGAAGGCGATCGCCCATGACTATGGGTATCAAACCTCTGGACTACAGGCAACATTACTGATCGGTGATGCCCGTCAAACCATCCAACAACTCAACCAGTGGGGCTGGCAAGCCGATACCATTTTCTTCGATCCATTTTCGCCCCGGCGCTGCCCCCAGCTATGGACCATCGAGTTTTTAGGGCAGGTGGGGCGCTGTCTTGCGCCCAAGGGCAAATTTGCCACCTATTCCCGCTCGGCAGCGGTACGGACAGCCCTTTTAGCAGCAGGGCTATGTTTGGGCACGATTCCTGTTGGGGAGCGTCATCGCTCCCATGAGTGGTCTTACGGGACGGTGGCGGCGTTTGATCCCCAGAGCTTACATCCACTCTCCCCCATGGAACAGGAGCACTTGCAAACTAGGGCGGCAATTCCCTATCGTGACCCCCACCTGGACGATGTCGCGGCAATGATTCTGCAACGGCATCAAGCGGAGCAACAGCACTCCTCCTTAGAATCAACCTCTCAGTGGCGACGTCGCTGGAGCATCCGATAA